From Qipengyuania soli:
GCCGCAGCACCCTGCCCCGACCGCCCGCGACATAGGCGGCGACGAGGCCGCTCTCCTCGGTCAGCATCCGCGCGATAACCGCGGTCTCGCCATGCGGGCGCGCGGCGACGAGGATTGCGGGGGCGGACAACTGCATGCCCTTCCCCCTAAGCCCCGCAATCCCGAACGCAAAACCTCAATTGGCCGGCGTCTTGCCCTTACGGTAGCGGTCGAACCAGGCGATGATCGCGGATGCCTTGGCTGCACTCTGGCTCGGACGGCCGGCAATTCCATGGTGGCTTGCTTCGGGGACGATCACCAGCGTCGTGGGAACACCGCGTAGCTGGAGCGCGGCATAATACTGCTCGCTCTCGGATGCCGGGGTGCGGTAGTCGTCCTCGCCCACCACGACCATCGTTGGAGTCTTGACGTTGCCCACCAGCGAAAGCGGGCTGCGCCGCCAGTATTCCATCGGCTGTTCCCATGGCATCGCCCCGAACCAGTAGCGCGGGGCAAAGGTCGCAAGGTCGGCCGTGAGCGACTCGCTGGTCCAGTTGATTACCGGTTTCTGCGTCGCCGCCGCCGCGAAACGATCGGTCTTGCCCACGATCCAGCTGGTCAGCACCCCTCCGCCCGAACCGCCGGTGACGAACAGGTTGTCCGGATCCGCCACGCCGTCCGCAATCGCTGCATCCACAGCCGCCATCAGGTCGTCATAGTCGGGACCCGGATAGTTCTTGTCGATGAGGTTGGCGAAATCCGCCCCGTAAGAGGTCGAACCGCGCGGGTTGGTGTAGAGCACCGCGTATCCCGCCGCCGCATAGAGCTGGTAATCGGTCGAGAACCCGGGGCCATATTCGGCATTGGGACCGCCGTGGATCTCGAGGATCATCGGCACCCGCTCCCCGGGCCTGAGATGCGGCGGTTCGATAAGCCAGGCGTCGATGGCAAGCCCATCGGGGGCCTTCACCGCCAGCTTGCGCATCGGCGCGATGTCCTTGCCCTGAAGCCAGGTGGCGTTGAGCCGGGTCAGCTGGCGTGCCTTGTCTCCCGCGGCCTGCACGATGAGGTCGCCGGGCCGGTCGATCGCGGTGCCGGTGTAGGCGAGAGTGCCGTTCCGGCTCACACTGAACTCGCCGGCGGCATAGGGACGGTCGGAGATCGCGCCGGGTTGCAACCCTTCGGCCACGACACTGCGTTTCCCGTCGAGCCCGATGCGGGCGACCTTGGTCACGCCCTCGTCGGCATAGACCGCATAGATCGTGCCGCTGTCGGACCAGGCGAAATCGTTGATCGACCGGTTGAGGCTGGCCGTGAGCGACCGCGGATTGGACCCGTCGGCGTCCATCACATAAAGCTGGGTGTCCTCGTATGCCTTCGCACTGTCGTCGAACCCGAGATAGGCGATCTTGCGGCCATCGGGCGACAGCCTTGGCGCAAAGTCCGGGCCGACGCGATGGGTGACGGCGGTGATCCCACCCGAGGCAAGGTCGACCCGATAGATTTCGGATTCGCGTCCGGCGCGCTCCCAATCTTCCACGCGGTTGCCGGTGAACAGGATCGCACGACTGTCGGGCGACCAGGACAATGGCCCGCCTGCATCCCATTTCCCGCTCGTGACCCGGCGCGATGCCCCGCCATCTGCACTGACGACGAAGACCTGGTCGAAGCCCGGCTTGGCATAACCGGCATCGTCGAAACGGTAGGTGACCTTGTCGATGATGGTCAGCGGCTTGGCCCACTCGGCGCCCTCGGGCTTGTCCGGAGCCTTGCCAAGAGTCGCCCCCTCGCCGGGCACGCGCATGCTGTAGGCGATTTGCCGCCCGTCGGGTGACCACGCGATCGAGCCGGGGCCGTCAGGGAGCCCGGTCACGCGCGCACTGGTGCCGCTGTCGAGCCACATGACGTGGATCTGCGCGCCGTCGCTGCCGGCGGATACATAGGCGATGCGCTTGCCATCGGGGGACCAGCGCGGGGAGAAGTTCGCCCCCCCATCCGCAGCGAGCGGGCGCTGCGCGCCGCTCTTCACATCGACCAGCCACAAAGAGGGTCTGTAAGTGTCCTTCATGACGTCCCCGGTCATGCGGACATAGACGATCTGGCTCCCGTCAGGGCTTATCTGTGGATCGGCCGCGCCTTCGAGCTTGAACAGGTCGTTGCCGGTGAATGCTCGCGTCGGCAGGTCCTGCGCCTGCAGACTTGCACCAGTGGCAGCGAACATCATTACGATCGCTGAAACTGCGGATTTGGCGATACGATGCATCTCATCCCCCTCCCAAGCGCCGGAACGGCGGCCGAGCGCGTTCTTGCGCCTCCCTACGGGTGAGCGCAAGCACCTGGGATCAGGGTATTTCGGGTGATCGAGGCCTCAGGCCTGCTTGTCGAGACGCGCCTCGAGCGCCGCAACGCGATCGGCCAGCTTGTCGGCCTCTTCCCGTGCCTTGCTGGCCATCATCTTGACCGCATCGAATTCCTCGCGGCTGACGAAGTCCATCCCGCCGAAGGTCTCCTTGGCCCGCTCGCGCGCGGCATCGCGTGCCTCGCGGCCCATGCCGGCGAGCGTACCGGCGGCCGAGTTGGCGAGTTTGACAAAATCGGCGATCAGCGGGTTCTGGCTTTGCATGGCGGCTATCTAGGCGCAGGCACGCGCGACATCAATTCCCGATGCGCACACGCTCCACCTGGCTTCCCCCGCTCGCGCCATCGGCGTCGGGATTGAGCCTGAGGAACTCGTAGTTGAGCAGCGTCGCGAAGCAGACCCAGGCAAGGTAGGGCACGAGCAGCAGCGCGGCGACGCGGCGGACCTTCCAGAACAGCGCCATCACGACGAGCAACGTGACCACGATGGCCGCGAGGATGCCCAGGGCTAGCGTGATCTGGTGCGCACCGAAGAAGGTTGGCGACCAGGCGAGGTTGAGGAGAAAATGGATGGCGAAAGCGATCAAAGCCGCGGTACGACCACGCGCGCCCCAGGCGGAGGCAACGAAGGCCACCGACAGGCCGATCATGATGTAGAGGATTGTCCAGACGATGCCGAACCACTTGGGCTCGGGGAAGATGTCGGGCTTCGCGAGCGACTGGAACCATTCGGAGGCGGGGCTCCCCACCATGCCCGCAAGGAAGCCGAGCAGCACGATCAGCGGCACCGTGAACAGGGCCCAGCGGATGAAACTAGCGCGCAGCTGCCCGCGCGAAGCCAGCATGTTCATGCAATCTCCCCAGATTGGCGAATCGTTAACCGCGTTTTGGCGAGCGAAGCGCCCCGGCGCAATGCACCCTCTTGTTTAGTCCCGAAAGGGTGCGGTTCAGAAGCGCAGCATCACCTTTCGCGCCAGCGCCGGCGAAGCGGAGTGGACGGCCTTCAACACCTTGACCATGCCCACGTTCACTTCCTCGCGGTCCTTCTCGATCCCTTCGCGAATGGCGGTGGCACAGTCGGCGGCCGACATCTTGTTGCCGCCGCGCCCGGCGGTGAGCTGCGTGTCCACCACCGGAGGCAGCGCCTCGATCACGGTCACGCGCGTGCCTGCAAGCTGCGCACGGATGGCCTGCGTGTAGCTGCGCAGCGCCGCCTTGGTCGCGCAGTAGACCGGCCCGCCGGCACGCGGCGCGATGGCAAGGCCGCTGGTCACATTGACGATCGCCGCCTGCGGCCTCTCGCGCAGGCGAGGAACGAGCGCAGTGATCAGCCGGATGGGCGTGTTGAGATTGGCATAGATGCAGTCGTCCGCATCGTCGACATCGGGCGCCGCTTCGCGAAAGTCGTGGTCGACCCCCTGTCCGGCATTGTTGACCAGCACGTCGAGCTCGCGCTCGCCCAGCGCCTGCAGGATGCGGTCGGCACCCAGGGGCGTGGAAAGGTCGGCCTCGATCGCCTCGAAGCCTGCCTTGCGCATGGCGTCGAGCCGCTTGATCGAACGACCGGTCACGATCACTTCGGCCCCGCGATCCTTCAGCTGGCGCGCCAGCTGTTCGCCGATGCCAGCCGTGCCCCCGGTAACGAGGATGCGTTTTCCGTTGATGTCCATCAGGCTTTCACCAGTCCTTTCGCAACAAGGCTGCGAACGGTGTCCTCGATGGTCTGTTCCGCGGAGATGAATTTGAAGCCGAGCACGTCCTCGGTGTGCTTGCCCGAAACATCGCGGACATTGCCGAGCTCTCCCTTGATCTGTTTCATCTCGGGCATGAACGGCGCCAGCAGCTTGACCATGAAATCGGGCATGGGCCTGGAAGGCACCTTCTTCGCATATTCGGGCGTGCGCTGACGCACCGTTTCCGCCATCTCGCGGATCCACATGAACTTTTCCGAGGTTGGGAAGCGCTCGCCGGCGACCTGTTCCGCCGGGGCCTCGATCGCGCGGACGTGCGCTTCGGCGACATCGCGAACGTCGGTCACGCAAATGCCCATGTTGGGAATGAGCGGTATCGACCCGTCGATGACCTTCTTGACGATCTCGATGCTGGTCGAAACGTCATCGTCGTAGACCGGTCCGAAGACGGCGACGGGATTGACCGAGCAGAACACCATGTCGGGTGCATTCGCGGCGACCCAGTCGCGCGCGGCGCGTTCGGCGACGGTCTTGCTCTCGATATAGGGCGGGACGCCTGCATCGAGATTGGTCCAGTCCGTATGGTCGAAGTGATCCTTCTCCGGATGGCCGTAGGCGATTGCAGCGGCTGAACTGGTCTGGACGAAACGCTTGATGCCGACCGAATTTGCGAAGCGCAGCGCCCGCAGGGTTCCTTCGCGTGCAGGGACGACCAGCTCGTCCTTGTCCTTCGGCACTCCGATCGGGAATGGCGAGGCAACATGCGCCACCGCGTTGCAGCCCTTCACTGCTTCCGCCCAGCCCTCGTCACTCATCAGATCTGCCTGGAAGACCTTGAGCCGGTCACCCGCCGTCGCCCACCGCTGCCTGAGCTTGGGTTCGCTTTTCGCCCTGTTCCTAACGGTGGTGTGGACGGTGTAGCCCTTGGCCAGAAGCTGGTCGATGACTTCGCCGCCGATATAGCCGGTGCCCCCGGTAACGAGTACGGTGCCTGCCATACTTTCTCCCCTTTGCGTGCTACCTACGAGTGCGGGTTGCAGCGGGCAACGGAGTTTCGATGGAACAGGTCGATTTCATAGTCGTCGGTGCCGGTATCGCCGGCATGTCCGCTGCCGCGAGGCTCGCCGGCCACGGATCGGTCGTGGTGTGCGAAATGGAAGACGCTCCGGGCGTCCATTCCTCCGGCCGCAGTGCAGCCTTTGCCCATTTCGACATGGATGCACCCGTCGTCCGCGCCCTGACCGCCGCCAGCATGCCGTTCTTCGAGGAACCGGCGGCGCACATCCACCCCGCCCTGTTCATCGCGCTGGAAGGACAGGAGGCTGCCCTCGACCGGGTAGAGGCGAACTATCGCGAGTGGAGTGCAACGGTTGAGCGGCTGAGCGTGGCAGAGGCAAGAACGCTGGTGCCCGTCCTGCGCGAAGGTGAAGGCGGGATCATCGGCGCCGTGCTCGATCGCGCGGGGCGCAAGCTCGATGCTCACGCCATGCTGGAAGGGCACCGCAAGTCCTTGTCGGCGGCTGGCGGAAAACTAGCGACCGGTGCTGCCGTGACCTCCCTGCGCCGTGAGGGCGGGCGTTGGCTTGTCGAGACCGCAAAAGGCGCCTGGTCCGCCCGCGTCGTGATCAATGCAGCAGGTGCCTGGGTAGACGAGGTGGCGACGATGGCCGGGGTCACGCCGATCGGCATTTCACCCCTGCGCCGCACGGTCATCACCTTCGACGCACCCGAGGGCCTCGACGTTTCGGCGTGGCCCTTCACCAAGACGGTCGGCCCGGGCTTTTACATCGAACCCGAGGGACGCGGCCGCCTGCTTGCCTGTCCGATGGACGAGAACCCGACCGAACCCTGCGACGCGCAACCGGAGGAAGAGGATATCGCCCTCGCCGCTTGGCGCGTTGAAGAAGCGACGACGCTGCAAATCCGCCGCCTTGCAAGCAAGTGGGCGGGCCTCAGGAGTTTCGTGCCAGACCGCAGACCGGTGGCGGGTTTCCATCCCGATGCACCGGGCTTCTTCTGGCTCGCAGGACAGGGCGGTTTCGGCCTCCAGACCTCGCCCGCAATGGCGCTGGCGGTGGAAGCCGTCGCCACGGGTAGCGAATGGCCGGAGGAGTTACGCGCCGTCGGCGTGGACGAGGCAGCCCTTTCGCCGGAGCGGTTTGCGTCATCAATGTGACAGCCATCAGCCGCTCATTGTGCTTGGCGAATTCCGCGGCAGAATCCGCCACATGCTCGTCACTGCCGATTCTCGTGCCGTCCTGAGAGACGCCCTGCGGCAGCGGCTGGGTGGTCAGCGGGCTGCCGAAATCGAACAGGTCCTGCCCTGCCCTGCGGGGCTCAGCCAGGTCGAAAAGAGCGCATGGCTGATGTTGCAGAACTGGTCGTCCGACGCGCCACTGCGTGAACAGTACCGGTCACTCGACGACTATTCCCGCGACCGGATGGAGCACCTGCTCGGCGCTCTCGACTGAACCGATCGAGGTTCCACGACTAGCGCCTCTGGAGCATCCGCTTGATCGTCTCGTGACGCCTGCGCCCGGGTAGCTGCGTCGCCACTTCGCGCTCCAGTTCCGTCCTGATTTCCTCGATTTCGCGGTCGGTCAGGTGCTCGATCCCGACAAACTCGTTGCGCGCATCGTGGACCGACCGGATCAGCTCGTCGAGCTTGGCCTGGATCGCGGCTGCGTCGCGGTTCTGCGAATTCTGGATGAGGAAGACCATCAGGAAGGTGGCGATGGTCGTGCCGGTGTTCACCACCAGCTGCCATGTGTCCGACCAGCCGAAGTACGGCCCGCTGAGGACCCAGGCGGCAATGACAGTCACCGCGATGACGAAAGCGGAAGGCTGCCCGGTTGCCACGGCGGTGCGGGATGCAAAGGATGTGAAGAATCGGTCCATGGCAATGCCTCGACGATGCCGGGAACACACGGCCGTGCCCCTTCCTCTTCGAAGCATATTCGCCAACAGAGCCCGCGCAATCCGCCGGGTTGCGAAATCCGTGCAATTCGTCCCAGCGCCGCGGCGTGTGCCTAGCGCATGAGCACCAGTTCTTCCGCCATCGTCGGGTGGATCGCGGTGGTTGCGTCGAAATCTGCCTTGGTCAGACCGGCCTTCACCGCGATGGCCGCCGCCTGCATCATTTCCGCTGCATCAGGCGCAATCATGTGAATGCCGACGATCTTCCCGCTCTCGCCGTCGCAGACCATCTTCATCAGGCTGCGTTCGTTGCGGCCCGCCAGCACGTTCTTCATCGGGCGGAAATCGGACTGGTAGACCTTGACGCTGCCGAGCTTGTTCTTGG
This genomic window contains:
- a CDS encoding alpha/beta hydrolase family protein codes for the protein MHRIAKSAVSAIVMMFAATGASLQAQDLPTRAFTGNDLFKLEGAADPQISPDGSQIVYVRMTGDVMKDTYRPSLWLVDVKSGAQRPLAADGGANFSPRWSPDGKRIAYVSAGSDGAQIHVMWLDSGTSARVTGLPDGPGSIAWSPDGRQIAYSMRVPGEGATLGKAPDKPEGAEWAKPLTIIDKVTYRFDDAGYAKPGFDQVFVVSADGGASRRVTSGKWDAGGPLSWSPDSRAILFTGNRVEDWERAGRESEIYRVDLASGGITAVTHRVGPDFAPRLSPDGRKIAYLGFDDSAKAYEDTQLYVMDADGSNPRSLTASLNRSINDFAWSDSGTIYAVYADEGVTKVARIGLDGKRSVVAEGLQPGAISDRPYAAGEFSVSRNGTLAYTGTAIDRPGDLIVQAAGDKARQLTRLNATWLQGKDIAPMRKLAVKAPDGLAIDAWLIEPPHLRPGERVPMILEIHGGPNAEYGPGFSTDYQLYAAAGYAVLYTNPRGSTSYGADFANLIDKNYPGPDYDDLMAAVDAAIADGVADPDNLFVTGGSGGGVLTSWIVGKTDRFAAAATQKPVINWTSESLTADLATFAPRYWFGAMPWEQPMEYWRRSPLSLVGNVKTPTMVVVGEDDYRTPASESEQYYAALQLRGVPTTLVIVPEASHHGIAGRPSQSAAKASAIIAWFDRYRKGKTPAN
- a CDS encoding accessory factor UbiK family protein, with product MQSQNPLIADFVKLANSAAGTLAGMGREARDAARERAKETFGGMDFVSREEFDAVKMMASKAREEADKLADRVAALEARLDKQA
- a CDS encoding TspO/MBR family protein, which produces MNMLASRGQLRASFIRWALFTVPLIVLLGFLAGMVGSPASEWFQSLAKPDIFPEPKWFGIVWTILYIMIGLSVAFVASAWGARGRTAALIAFAIHFLLNLAWSPTFFGAHQITLALGILAAIVVTLLVVMALFWKVRRVAALLLVPYLAWVCFATLLNYEFLRLNPDADGASGGSQVERVRIGN
- a CDS encoding SDR family oxidoreductase gives rise to the protein MDINGKRILVTGGTAGIGEQLARQLKDRGAEVIVTGRSIKRLDAMRKAGFEAIEADLSTPLGADRILQALGERELDVLVNNAGQGVDHDFREAAPDVDDADDCIYANLNTPIRLITALVPRLRERPQAAIVNVTSGLAIAPRAGGPVYCATKAALRSYTQAIRAQLAGTRVTVIEALPPVVDTQLTAGRGGNKMSAADCATAIREGIEKDREEVNVGMVKVLKAVHSASPALARKVMLRF
- a CDS encoding NAD-dependent epimerase/dehydratase family protein; this translates as MAGTVLVTGGTGYIGGEVIDQLLAKGYTVHTTVRNRAKSEPKLRQRWATAGDRLKVFQADLMSDEGWAEAVKGCNAVAHVASPFPIGVPKDKDELVVPAREGTLRALRFANSVGIKRFVQTSSAAAIAYGHPEKDHFDHTDWTNLDAGVPPYIESKTVAERAARDWVAANAPDMVFCSVNPVAVFGPVYDDDVSTSIEIVKKVIDGSIPLIPNMGICVTDVRDVAEAHVRAIEAPAEQVAGERFPTSEKFMWIREMAETVRQRTPEYAKKVPSRPMPDFMVKLLAPFMPEMKQIKGELGNVRDVSGKHTEDVLGFKFISAEQTIEDTVRSLVAKGLVKA
- a CDS encoding NAD(P)/FAD-dependent oxidoreductase, translated to MEQVDFIVVGAGIAGMSAAARLAGHGSVVVCEMEDAPGVHSSGRSAAFAHFDMDAPVVRALTAASMPFFEEPAAHIHPALFIALEGQEAALDRVEANYREWSATVERLSVAEARTLVPVLREGEGGIIGAVLDRAGRKLDAHAMLEGHRKSLSAAGGKLATGAAVTSLRREGGRWLVETAKGAWSARVVINAAGAWVDEVATMAGVTPIGISPLRRTVITFDAPEGLDVSAWPFTKTVGPGFYIEPEGRGRLLACPMDENPTEPCDAQPEEEDIALAAWRVEEATTLQIRRLASKWAGLRSFVPDRRPVAGFHPDAPGFFWLAGQGGFGLQTSPAMALAVEAVATGSEWPEELRAVGVDEAALSPERFASSM
- a CDS encoding low affinity iron permease family protein; its protein translation is MDRFFTSFASRTAVATGQPSAFVIAVTVIAAWVLSGPYFGWSDTWQLVVNTGTTIATFLMVFLIQNSQNRDAAAIQAKLDELIRSVHDARNEFVGIEHLTDREIEEIRTELEREVATQLPGRRRHETIKRMLQRR